The proteins below are encoded in one region of Paraflavitalea devenefica:
- a CDS encoding cupin domain-containing protein, producing MRENITMKGNAEGEILGVAGGNYRIIISGEETNGNYAVIEMLVPPGGGPLPHSHPGTQELFFLIEGELEFKTEAGKQIVNEGGFINIPFEGDIHCFKNTSNKLAKLLCTVIPAGLENVFRALGTAAEYGEFLPIPENTPEHVTLLQEVDRRYGLTTYAQDFFA from the coding sequence ATGAGAGAAAATATAACAATGAAAGGCAATGCTGAGGGAGAGATCCTCGGTGTTGCAGGAGGTAATTATCGTATTATTATTTCGGGAGAAGAAACGAATGGTAATTATGCGGTGATTGAAATGCTTGTACCGCCCGGTGGAGGTCCCCTTCCACATTCGCACCCGGGTACACAAGAGTTATTTTTCCTTATAGAAGGTGAACTTGAATTTAAAACAGAGGCGGGCAAGCAAATTGTAAATGAAGGCGGCTTTATTAATATTCCTTTTGAAGGAGATATTCATTGTTTTAAAAACACATCCAATAAACTTGCTAAACTTTTATGTACTGTAATACCGGCTGGATTAGAAAATGTATTTAGGGCGTTAGGAACAGCAGCCGAATATGGGGAATTTCTTCCTATTCCCGAAAATACTCCAGAACATGTAACACTCCTTCAGGAAGTAGATAGAAGATATGGTTTAACAACCTATGCACAAGATTTTTTTGCGTGA
- a CDS encoding pirin family protein, with amino-acid sequence MLVINKASERHKAGHGNFNIEIVIPGKNRENGDPGFYNLGRFDDAHLKPGAFIGMHPHKNDEILTLMRLGTMLHRDSTGKEVAVTPQNIMMMNAGSGIYHEESIPADKYKEDVRLLQIFIRPENEDDPPQVQFANAGELVPNHWRLVAGLKSSKAPLEIKSNILVYDMELEKTTASLPRPYFQNTVYFIYVFDGAINIPQTALEKGDSIIADDENMLLQVDVKSTVVCFVIDKDARYTRNGMYSGLRGN; translated from the coding sequence ATGTTAGTTATTAATAAAGCATCTGAAAGACATAAGGCAGGACACGGAAATTTCAATATCGAAATCGTTATTCCAGGAAAAAATAGGGAGAACGGCGATCCGGGTTTTTATAATTTGGGGAGGTTTGATGATGCCCATCTAAAGCCAGGAGCTTTCATTGGAATGCATCCTCACAAAAACGATGAAATACTAACTTTGATGCGTTTGGGAACGATGCTGCATAGAGATAGTACAGGCAAAGAAGTTGCTGTAACGCCACAAAACATAATGATGATGAATGCAGGAAGTGGTATTTATCACGAAGAAAGTATTCCTGCCGACAAGTATAAAGAAGATGTACGGTTACTGCAAATTTTTATACGTCCCGAAAACGAGGATGATCCGCCACAAGTTCAATTTGCCAATGCCGGAGAATTGGTTCCTAATCATTGGCGGTTAGTGGCTGGGTTAAAAAGCAGCAAAGCGCCACTTGAAATAAAAAGCAATATCCTGGTGTATGATATGGAATTAGAAAAAACTACAGCAAGTTTACCCAGACCTTATTTTCAAAATACTGTCTATTTCATTTATGTATTTGATGGTGCAATAAATATTCCTCAGACAGCCTTGGAAAAAGGAGACAGCATCATAGCAGACGATGAAAATATGCTGCTGCAGGTTGATGTAAAAAGCACAGTTGTTTGTTTCGTGATAGACAAGGATGCACGTTATACAAGAAATGGAATGTATAGCGGCTTGAGAGGGAACTGA
- a CDS encoding isochorismatase family protein encodes MERFIIQFKNNKKMNTAKFTAENTALLLIDHQVGTMKLIKNIPLEEAERKTLALAKMAKVLNIPVVLTSSQEYAAQGPLLPELAAILPDAFEKRIKREGTVNCWEHKGFHEAVLATGKKNLIMAGVTTDVCLVFPAISAVEEGFNVQAVMDASGSPFNQSEDLSQQRMAKAGAVLTATNTLMAEIAQDWARPEGGELLGILFKDVLPSMA; translated from the coding sequence GTGGAACGTTTTATCATTCAATTTAAAAATAATAAAAAAATGAACACAGCAAAATTTACCGCCGAAAACACGGCATTATTACTCATCGACCACCAGGTTGGTACGATGAAACTGATTAAGAATATCCCTTTGGAAGAAGCGGAAAGAAAAACATTGGCATTGGCAAAAATGGCAAAAGTATTGAACATTCCTGTTGTTCTTACCAGCAGCCAGGAGTACGCAGCACAAGGCCCTTTGTTGCCCGAATTGGCAGCAATTTTACCCGATGCTTTTGAAAAGAGAATTAAAAGAGAAGGCACCGTTAATTGTTGGGAACACAAAGGTTTCCATGAAGCCGTACTTGCCACAGGAAAGAAAAACCTGATTATGGCAGGTGTAACCACTGATGTTTGTTTGGTTTTCCCGGCTATTAGTGCAGTGGAAGAAGGCTTTAATGTACAAGCAGTGATGGACGCATCGGGTTCTCCATTTAACCAGAGTGAAGATTTAAGCCAGCAAAGAATGGCAAAGGCAGGTGCGGTTTTAACAGCTACTAATACGCTAATGGCAGAGATTGCACAGGATTGGGCAAGACCTGAAGGCGGAGAATTATTAGGTATTTTATTTAAAGATGTGTTGCCCTCAATGGCTTGA